One region of Monomorium pharaonis isolate MP-MQ-018 chromosome 11, ASM1337386v2, whole genome shotgun sequence genomic DNA includes:
- the LOC105836792 gene encoding nuclear RNA export factor 1 has protein sequence MKKQEKLQPNTPVVPITLDTAITIRIAMGAKMPHERGLMNRADMWHKIKVVKGGLYDKDTVLKGILKAVEPNDLIPVKYQVCGEDGYFVCRNCGPALEMLCKANMIVKNANGDALILVVTLGFSSINDLRIHIQPLLLTALTKRYNPNRRTLNLENFHTDPNIQNIVFCPLSQPRTSNHVLKLASTAIATFENLNLQHNELLSISTEISSLTSVKYLDLRNNSLLNMNVLMPLRNLEILKLWLDGNPLCENYSTAKQYVDSAKKYCPYLQELDGVCIVENMPLIYKDYFTDDKSQHFAYTFVTHFFGLFDQLDRTVLRGLYHKDAFYSMSFAIPHNIAQKTGLNQYLSNRNLLRKGQKKHTTDKHLYRGQEDILAAFSKLPRSYHDKTTFTYDIMYQDDNCKVFSVSGLFKKLSSGTNVLSFSRTFILLASADNEYHILNDQYHIFAAPANMTPDRIVVKYTYDEVEPVCFSPSEKSVLITRMQQITKMNKEWSENYLSEAQWDMRKAIYSFMKDLKDSTIPNQAFAPQSS, from the coding sequence ATGAAGAAACAGGAAAAGTTGCAGCCAAATACACCCGTTGTCCCTATTACTTTGGACACAGCTATCACTATAAGAATAGCTATGGGTGCAAAGATGCCTCATGAAAGGGGACTGATGAATCGCGCGGATATGTGGCACAAAATCAAAGTGGTTAAAGGCGGCCTGTACGACAAGGACACAGTCTTGAAAGGCATCCTGAAGGCAGTGGAGCCAAACGATCTGATACCGGTGAAGTATCAGGTTTGTGGAGAAGATGGGTATTTTGTCTGCAGAAATTGCGGTCCTGCGCTAGAAATGCTATGCAAGGCGAACATGATCGTGAAGAACGCCAACGGCGACGCGCTCATTCTTGTGGTAACCCTGGGATTCTCTTCGATCAATGATCTGAGAATCCACATACAGCCCCTTCTGTTGACCGCACTGACAAAGCGATACAATCCGAACCGGAGGACACTGAACCTGGAGAACTTTCACACGGATCCGAATATACAGAATATTGTGTTTTGTCCTTTGTCGCAACCCAGAACTTCCAATCACGTTTTAAAGCTGGCCAGTACCGCGATAGCCACCTTCGAGAACCTGAACCTGCAGCACAACGAATTGCTCAGCATATCGACAGAAATTTCCAGTCTGACGTCCGTCAAGTATCTGGATCTGAGGAACAACAGTCTGTTGAACATGAACGTGCTAATGCCTCTGAGAAATCTGGAAATCCTGAAACTCTGGCTCGACGGGAATCCGCTTTGCGAAAATTACTCGACTGCGAAGCAATACGTCGACTCCGCGAAGAAGTACTGCCCGTACTTGCAGGAATTGGACGGCGTGTGCATCGTAGAAAACATGCCGTTGATATACAAAGACTATTTCACAGACGACAAGTCGCAGCACTTTGCCTATACATTTGTCACGCATTTTTTTGGTCTGTTCGATCAGCTCGACAGAACGGTCCTACGGGGGCTCTATCACAAGGACGCGTTTTACTCCATGAGCTTCGCCATACCCCACAACATCGCGCAGAAGACCGGCCTTAACCAGTATTTGTCGAACAGAAACCTGTTGAGAAAGGGCCAGAAGAAGCATACGACGGACAAACATCTCTACCGCGGCCAGGAGGACATTCTGGCGGCTTTCAGCAAGTTGCCCCGGTCCTACCACGACAAGACTACCTTCACTTACGACATTATGTACCAAGACGACAACTGCAAAGTGTTCAGCGTCTCGGGATTGTTCAAGAAACTGAGTTCCGGTACGAACGTTTTGTCGTTCTCTAGAACGTTCATCTTGTTGGCCTCCGCCGACAACGAGTACCACATTTTGAACGATCAGTATCACATATTCGCGGCACCGGCCAACATGACGCCCGACAGAATAGTAGTCAAGTATACTTATGACGAGGTGGAGCCGGTTTGCTTCAGTCCGAGTGAAAAATCAGTACTAATCACCAGAATGCAGCAGATCACGAAGATGAACAAGGAATGGTCCGAGAATTATCTGTCGGAAGCCCAGTGGGACATGCGGAAGGCAATATATAGCTTCATGAAGGACCTCAAGGATTCGACGATACCGAACCAAGCATTTGCCCCGCAGAGCTCGTAG
- the LOC105836789 gene encoding cytochrome c-type heme lyase, translating into MGNALTTATVSAADVITPLSQQISKSESHGTKGTQSKPPAECPMHNSSQFNTINYVSECPIDKMDESQINPLNMMPPANQQPAPDQPFPLPTDRQVSTIPKATGQEGEFWVYPSQQMFWNAMLRKGWRWKNEDISPKDMDDIIKIHNANNEQAWQEVLKWEALHARECGNPRLRSFGGKATKYSPRARIRHWLGYELPFDRHDWIIDRCGKDVRYIIDYYDGGKVDEKYTFALLDVRPAMDSWENIWDRMKVAWWRWKYQSNDEPVSTATVH; encoded by the exons ATGGGCAACGCTCTTACCACAGCAACTGTGTCGGCGGCTGACGTGATAACACCGTTATCTCAACAAATCTCTAAGTCAGAATCTCATGGAACGAAGGGGACACAAAGTAAACCGCCAGCAGAATGCCCCATGCATAACTCAAGTCAATTTAACACTATAAACTACGTTAGTGAATGTCCAATAGACAAAATGGATGAAAGCCAGATAAATCCACTAAATATG atgcCACCAGCAAATCAGCAACCTGCTCCAGACCAACCGTTTCCCTTGCCAACAGACAGACAAGTTTCGACAATACCTAAAGCAACGGGACAGGAAGGAGAATTTTGGGTATATCCGTCTCAACAAATGTTCTGGAATGCTATGTTGAGAAAGGGATGGCGATGGAAGAACGAAGATATATCTCCGAAAGATATGgacgatataataaaaattcacaatGCCAATAACGAGCAGGCTTGGCAAGAAGTTCTCAAATGGGAAGCCCTTCACGCGCGAGAGTGTGGCAATCCCAGACTGCGCAGCTTTGGTGGGAAAGCGACTAAGTACTCTCCACGCGCGCGTATTCGCCATTGGTTGGG GTACGAACTGCCATTCGATCGACACGATTGGATTATAGATCGTTGCGGAAAAGACGtaagatatattattgattattatgaCGGTGGAAAAGTCGATGAAAAGTACACATTCGCGTTACTCGATGTGAGACCTGCGATGGATTCGTGGGAAAATATCTGGGATCGGATGAAAGTGGCATGGTGGCGTTGGAAATATCAATCTAATGATGAACCAGTGTCTACTGCCACTGTACATTAG
- the LOC105836791 gene encoding probable serine/threonine-protein kinase DDB_G0276461: MESTRRYLALISVGILWSCVLALQRPPPRYSQQYMPETSFSCRNKIVGSYYADPETDCQVFHVCVSVAGSIQDYKFLCPNDTAFDQESQTCADWYDVDCEAATLYYASDNFDLYRIGSGLESVSYDNLRSDAEPQDNLQRSETSDAVRSSANTVNRLSSSNYNNREVLRSSSSSNFYNRNNKEDDYDNDKSYKEDQDAKKKVSGGVRKTSRKQAFTNGNNYSSTTTTVAPAVPRQNTYNGNYYNSNNAYNQRSTTYASSTTVQPPQETYNNRNQNAQRYNVPSSSTYRPSTTYQDTYSNYQSSSTTAKTPPNVYHTNFYNLYSSNYNQQNTGSSVQPTTLRPSSYSPKTSYQTYQFASSTTVQPTTNYQTSQPDYTNYQQKSYNNIQRGTSASVAYQSSTPAPTVYNNNYNNNYNNNNNNNNNNNKGQYRPATSTTQDIPQTTAKYYSNSFASNSYAPTTYSPATKKYVNVDSAVIQTAFRNNDNGQYYDKTSQSVKPSTQYYDSTKTPKKATQYNNYDNASSGKSYYIETSTGSSFNVARSSVGIGFSPASINHLAESPRTTTPVPRRPSSSATTYNPNTFSSTQRTVQPTTTSRGITYVSGSARPFTSTTRLPSSSSSSSSSTTARSSRSGKKNDYDYAYYDSTGGLEYDGVDLEHVTSNKESTKIARN; encoded by the exons ATGGAGTCCACGAGGCGATATCTCGCCCTAATCTCGG TGGGAATATTATGGAGTTGCGTATTAGCTCTCCAAAGACCACCACCGAGATATTCTCAACAATACATGCCGGAAACCTCGTTCTCCTGTCGCAACAAGATTGTCGGTAGCTATTACGCGGACCCTGAGACCGACTGCCAAGTCTTCCATGTCTGTGTCTCTGTGGCTGGCAGTATTCAGGACTATAA GTTCCTTTGTCCCAACGACACTGCTTTCGATCAGGAGAGTCAAACCTGTGCGGACTGGTACGATGTGGATTGCGAGGCCGCGACTCTCTACTACGCCAGCGATAACTTCGACTTGTATAGAATCGGTTCCGGTCTGGAGTCCGTGAGCTACGACAACTTGCGTAGCGACGCCGAACCCCAGGATAATCTTCAACGTAGCGAAACCAGCGACGCGGTTCGATCCTCCGCGAATACGGTGAATCGATTATCTTCGTCCAACTATAACAATCGCGAGGTACTGCGAAGTAGCAGCAGTAGCAACTTCTACAACAGGAACAACAAGGAAGACGATTACGACAATGACAAATCGTATAAGGAGGATCAAGACGCCAAGAAGAAGGTATCGGGTGGTGTCAGGAAGACCAGTAGAAAGCAAGCATTCACCAACGGCAACAACTATTCGTCAACGACCACCACAGTCGCGCCGGCCGTGCCCAGACAGAACACTTACAATGGCAATTATTATAACAGCAACAACGCGTACAATCAACGATCCACGACATACGCTTCATCGACGACCGTCCAACCGCCACAGGAGACCTACAACAATAGAAATCAGAACGCGCAAAGATACAACGTACCATCGTCGTCCACGTATCGACCTAGCACGACGTACCAGGATACATATAGTAATTACCAGTCGTCCAGCACGACTGCCAAAACGCCTCCGAACGTGTACCATACGAACTTCTACAATCTCTACAGCTCAAACTATAATCAACAGAATACTGGCAGTTCCGTTCAACCTACAACACTGAGACCCAGCAGCTACAGCCCGAAGACTAGCTATCAAACTTATCAATTCGCGTCATCCACCACCGTTCAGCCGACTACTAATTATCAGACCAGTCAACCAGACTATACCAATTATCAACAGAAGAGCTACAACAACATCCAACGAGGAACCAGCGCATCCGTTGCGTACCAGTCCTCTACGCCTGCGCCTactgtttataataataattacaacaataattacaacaacaataacaacaataataataataacaataaggGCCAGTATAGACCAGCCACGTCCACTACTCAGGACATTCCTCAGACCACCGCCAAATACTACTCCAACAGTTTTGCAAGCAACAGCTATGCACCTACCACTTACAGTCCagcaacaaaaaaatacgtgaatgTAGACAGCGCTGTCATACAGACCGCTTTCAGAAACAACGACAACGGCCAGTATTACGACAAAACGAGTCAATCGGTCAAGCCTTCCACTCAGTACTACGATAGCACGAAAACGCCCAAGAAGGCAACTCAGTATAATAATTACGACAATGCGAGCAGCGGCAAGTCATATTACATCGAAACGAGCACAGGTAGCTCATTCAACGTCGCGAGGTCCTCCGTAGGGATCGGTTTCAGTCCCGCGAGTATCAATCACCTCGCCGAATCGCCGAGAACCACCACGCCGGTACCAAG ACGACCTTCTTCTAGCGCTACCACCTACAACCCGAATACCTTTAGTTCCACTCAGAGAACCGTTCAACCGACGACAACGTCACGTGGAATTACCTACGTTAGCGGATCCGCAAGACCGTTCACGTCAACGACTAGATTACCcagcagcagtagcagcagcagcagcagcacgaCAGCGCGATCATCGAGATCGGGAAAGAAGAACGATTACGACTACGCGTACTACGATAGCACGGGTGGCCTAGAATACGACGGAGTCGACCTCGAGCACGTCACCAGCAACAAAGAGTCTACGAAAATCGCGAGGAATTAA